From one Phocaeicola salanitronis DSM 18170 genomic stretch:
- a CDS encoding ABC transporter ATP-binding protein → MIRLKDINKTYHNGAPLHVLKGINLTIEKGEFVSIMGASGSGKSTLLNILGILDNYDSGEYYLNDVLIKGLSETRAAEYRNRMIGFIFQSFNLISFKNAMENVALPLFYQGVGRKKRNELAMEYLDKLGLKEWAHHMPNELSGGQKQRVAIARALISKPEIILADEPTGALDSKTSVEVMNILKDLHDREGLTIVVVTHESGVANQTNKIIHIKDGIIERIEDNIDHNASPFGKGGFMK, encoded by the coding sequence ATGATACGGCTAAAAGATATAAACAAAACATACCATAACGGGGCACCGCTCCATGTGTTGAAAGGCATCAATCTGACCATCGAAAAAGGAGAGTTCGTATCCATCATGGGAGCGTCGGGGTCGGGAAAATCCACCTTATTAAATATATTAGGTATTCTGGACAATTACGATTCGGGCGAATATTACCTGAACGATGTGCTCATCAAAGGCCTGAGCGAAACCCGTGCGGCGGAATACCGGAACCGGATGATTGGGTTCATCTTCCAGTCCTTCAACCTTATTTCGTTCAAGAATGCCATGGAGAACGTGGCATTGCCTTTATTCTATCAAGGAGTAGGACGCAAGAAGCGGAACGAGCTTGCCATGGAATACCTCGATAAACTGGGGCTGAAAGAATGGGCGCACCACATGCCCAACGAACTCTCGGGCGGGCAGAAGCAGCGCGTAGCTATTGCCCGTGCCCTGATATCAAAACCTGAAATCATCCTTGCCGACGAGCCTACGGGAGCATTGGACAGCAAGACTTCCGTAGAGGTGATGAACATTCTAAAAGACTTGCACGACCGGGAAGGGCTGACCATCGTAGTGGTGACGCACGAAAGCGGAGTAGCCAACCAGACCAACAAGATTATCCACATCAAGGACGGCATTATCGAACGGATAGAAGACAACATCGACCACAACGCCTCTCC